In one window of Arthrobacter pascens DNA:
- a CDS encoding LysE/ArgO family amino acid transporter, which translates to MDLTQLLAPALLGFGTGLALIVAIGSQNAFVLRQGIRGEHVVAVVLVCSVSDALLIIAGIAGIGTLIKASPVVVEVARYAGAAFLVGYGVMAARRAIRPGSLTASGGPNALSAGAALTTVLALTWLNPHVYLDTVLLLGSVANQQAQDLRWWFGAGAIVASAAWFSALGFGARSLRPFFARASSWRILDGLIAVVMLVLGVRLAAGA; encoded by the coding sequence ATGGATCTGACTCAACTTCTCGCGCCTGCACTCCTCGGGTTCGGCACCGGGCTGGCCCTCATCGTCGCTATCGGCAGCCAGAACGCGTTTGTCCTCCGGCAGGGCATCAGGGGCGAGCATGTGGTCGCCGTCGTCCTGGTCTGCAGCGTCTCCGACGCCCTGCTCATCATCGCGGGCATTGCCGGAATCGGGACCCTCATCAAAGCCAGTCCTGTGGTGGTGGAGGTGGCACGGTATGCCGGAGCCGCGTTCCTGGTGGGTTACGGCGTCATGGCTGCCAGGCGGGCGATTCGCCCCGGGTCCCTCACGGCATCCGGCGGACCGAATGCCCTCAGCGCCGGTGCAGCGCTCACTACAGTGCTGGCCCTGACGTGGCTCAATCCGCACGTCTACCTGGACACCGTGCTGCTGCTCGGGTCAGTTGCCAATCAGCAGGCGCAGGACTTGCGATGGTGGTTCGGGGCCGGGGCCATCGTCGCCAGCGCCGCCTGGTTTAGTGCGCTGGGATTCGGGGCACGAAGCCTGCGTCCGTTCTTCGCACGGGCGTCGTCCTGGCGCATACTTGACGGCCTCATCGCCGTCGTGATGCTGGTGTTGGGGGTGCGCCTGGCCGCGGGTGCCTGA
- a CDS encoding LysR family transcriptional regulator ArgP has product MPALQFEQLRTFAAVMEEGTLEAAARKLVVTPSAISQRLKAMEDAAGQILLQRTNPVRPTPAGEAVLRFARQVRQLEWDAMRELGDSGSGPAAPIPLVVNADSLSTWFLPALASLPPELGACFELHREDEQHSTQLLRTGTVMAAVTATPEPVQGCSVEPLGVLRYRAVASPGYMRRWWPDGPDLREGSLAPVIDFDRKDDLQEGFFRKLTGAGISAPRNFVPSSAEFAQAIRLALGWGLLPEQECRAGILNAELVELAPADPVDVALYWQRWKIDSPLLNQLSAAVRGTASRELRQPGA; this is encoded by the coding sequence ATGCCAGCACTCCAGTTTGAGCAGCTCCGGACCTTCGCCGCCGTCATGGAGGAAGGGACGTTGGAAGCTGCGGCTCGCAAATTGGTCGTCACTCCGTCGGCCATTTCCCAGCGGCTGAAGGCGATGGAGGATGCGGCGGGACAGATCCTGCTGCAGCGCACCAATCCCGTCCGGCCCACGCCTGCCGGCGAGGCGGTCCTGCGGTTCGCCCGGCAGGTCCGGCAATTGGAGTGGGATGCCATGCGGGAACTCGGGGACAGCGGATCCGGGCCGGCAGCCCCGATTCCCCTGGTGGTGAACGCGGATTCGCTCTCCACCTGGTTCCTGCCGGCACTGGCCAGCCTTCCGCCCGAGCTTGGCGCGTGCTTCGAGCTCCACAGAGAGGACGAGCAGCATTCCACGCAGCTCCTGCGCACCGGGACGGTGATGGCTGCGGTAACGGCAACTCCCGAACCGGTCCAGGGGTGCAGCGTGGAACCACTCGGCGTCCTGAGGTACCGGGCCGTGGCCAGCCCCGGCTACATGCGCCGCTGGTGGCCGGACGGGCCGGACCTCAGGGAAGGCAGCTTGGCCCCCGTCATCGACTTTGACCGCAAGGACGACCTGCAGGAGGGGTTTTTCCGCAAGCTGACCGGGGCGGGAATTTCCGCGCCGCGGAACTTTGTGCCGTCGTCGGCCGAGTTTGCGCAGGCGATCCGGCTGGCACTGGGGTGGGGATTGTTGCCCGAACAGGAGTGCCGGGCCGGCATCCTAAACGCGGAGCTCGTGGAGCTGGCCCCTGCCGATCCGGTGGATGTGGCGTTGTATTGGCAGCGGTGGAAGATCGACTCACCACTGCTTAACCAGCTTTCCGCCGCGGTCCGGGGGACGGCGTCACGGGAGCTCCGCCAGCCTGGCGCCTGA
- a CDS encoding O-succinylhomoserine sulfhydrylase, protein MTFNEDASSWSPDTQAVRGGLDRTNFQETTEPVFLNSGFVYESAAAAERAFTGEDERFVYSRYGNPSVATFQERLRLLEGTEACFATASGMSAVFTALGALLAAGDRVVAARSLFGSCFVILNDILPRWGVETVFVDGPDLDQWRAALSEPTTAVFFESPSNPMQEIVDIAAVSELAHAAGATVVVDNVFATPLLQRCGQLGADVVVYSGTKHIDGQGRVMGGAILGTKEFIEGPVKQLMRHTGPSLSAFNAWVLTKGLETMALRVNHSSATALRLAEWLEQQPAVSWVRYPLLKSHPQYELAAKQMKAGGTVLTLELATTGARSGKDAAFALLDALRIIDISNNLGDAKSLITHPATTTHRAMGPEGRAAIGLTDGVVRLSVGLEDADDLIRDLEQALKQV, encoded by the coding sequence GTGACCTTCAACGAAGATGCCTCCAGCTGGAGCCCTGACACCCAGGCAGTCCGTGGCGGCCTTGACCGCACCAACTTCCAGGAAACCACCGAGCCGGTCTTCCTGAACTCGGGGTTCGTCTACGAATCCGCTGCCGCCGCCGAGCGCGCCTTCACCGGCGAGGACGAGCGGTTTGTCTACTCCCGCTACGGCAACCCCTCAGTGGCCACGTTCCAGGAACGGCTCCGGCTCCTGGAAGGCACCGAAGCGTGCTTTGCGACGGCGTCCGGAATGTCCGCCGTCTTTACCGCCCTGGGTGCCCTGCTGGCTGCGGGAGACAGGGTAGTTGCGGCCCGCTCGCTGTTCGGTTCCTGTTTCGTGATCCTGAACGACATCCTGCCGCGCTGGGGCGTGGAGACCGTCTTCGTTGACGGGCCGGACCTGGACCAGTGGCGTGCAGCCCTGTCGGAGCCCACCACTGCAGTCTTCTTCGAATCCCCGTCCAACCCCATGCAGGAAATCGTGGATATCGCCGCGGTCAGTGAACTGGCGCACGCCGCCGGTGCGACCGTCGTCGTCGACAACGTTTTTGCCACCCCGCTGCTGCAGCGCTGCGGCCAGCTGGGCGCCGACGTCGTTGTCTATTCCGGCACGAAGCACATCGACGGGCAGGGCCGCGTCATGGGCGGGGCCATCCTGGGCACCAAGGAATTCATCGAGGGCCCGGTCAAGCAGCTCATGCGGCACACCGGACCGTCCCTGTCCGCCTTCAACGCGTGGGTCCTCACCAAGGGACTGGAGACGATGGCGCTGCGCGTCAACCACTCCTCCGCCACGGCGCTGCGGCTGGCCGAGTGGCTGGAACAGCAGCCCGCCGTGAGCTGGGTCAGGTACCCCCTGCTGAAATCGCACCCGCAGTACGAGCTCGCGGCCAAGCAGATGAAGGCCGGCGGCACTGTGCTCACCCTGGAACTTGCGACGACGGGCGCCCGCTCCGGCAAGGACGCCGCCTTCGCGCTGCTGGATGCGCTGCGGATCATCGACATCTCCAACAACCTTGGCGATGCGAAATCCCTCATCACCCACCCGGCTACCACCACGCACCGCGCCATGGGACCCGAAGGCCGCGCTGCCATTGGCCTGACTGACGGCGTGGTGCGCCTGTCCGTGGGCCTTGAAGACGCGGACGACCTGATCAGGGATCTGGAACAGGCGCTGAAGCAGGTCTGA
- a CDS encoding rhodanese-like domain-containing protein, whose translation MSYAGDLTPHEAWAKLQEGAILVDVRTEGEWAHIGIPDTRATDNDPLFIQWTFPGGIPNPEFIRELTQQAPEDTTTELVFLCRSGARSVAAAIAATQAGFTSYNVLEGFEGDPDRYGERTINGWKNRGLPTNLGKN comes from the coding sequence ATGAGCTATGCAGGAGACCTCACGCCGCACGAAGCCTGGGCCAAGCTGCAGGAAGGTGCAATCCTCGTCGACGTCCGCACGGAAGGCGAATGGGCGCACATCGGCATCCCTGACACCAGGGCAACGGACAACGATCCCCTCTTCATCCAATGGACTTTCCCGGGCGGGATACCCAACCCGGAATTCATCAGGGAGCTCACCCAGCAGGCGCCGGAGGACACCACCACCGAACTGGTCTTCCTGTGCCGCTCCGGCGCCCGATCCGTGGCCGCCGCCATTGCAGCCACCCAGGCCGGCTTCACGTCCTATAACGTCCTGGAGGGCTTCGAAGGCGATCCCGACCGCTACGGCGAGCGCACCATCAACGGCTGGAAGAACCGCGGCCTGCCGACCAACCTGGGAAAGAACTAA
- a CDS encoding DUF1737 domain-containing protein gives MSEAPAPEEKLSYRLITGPDDRAFCERISSALGEGYVLHGSPAATFNGSSVIVAQALILPAAIASADAAVATAVEDLEFEGEGHA, from the coding sequence GTGTCTGAGGCACCTGCCCCTGAAGAAAAGCTGTCCTACCGACTGATCACCGGGCCGGACGACCGTGCCTTCTGCGAACGGATCTCCAGCGCCCTGGGCGAAGGCTACGTGCTGCACGGCAGCCCGGCCGCAACCTTCAACGGCAGCAGCGTTATCGTTGCACAGGCCCTGATCCTCCCGGCGGCCATCGCCAGTGCGGATGCCGCCGTCGCCACCGCCGTAGAAGACCTCGAGTTCGAGGGCGAGGGCCACGCATGA
- a CDS encoding acetyl-CoA C-acyltransferase, producing MNNDARTAVILGGARTPFGRFRGSLAPLASTELGAHAIRHALERTGVAAGQVQAVIVGQVIQAGAGQGPARQSSLAAGIGWDVPTVTINKLCLSGLTAVIDAARMIRAGEADFIVAAGQESMSNAPHLLRGLRTGVAIGDAPLVDSLNGDALQDPVSGVLQGAATDAGNAERGISRAGQDEVAARSHQRSEAARSAGFLAEEIAPVGIPQRRGPALVVDSDEGIRPGTTPEALAALKPAFSTAESATITAGSASPLSDGAAAVVVASKAAAQRAGLSWIAEIGSHGQTAGPDASLHSQPSRAIEQALKLEGLEVTDLDLIEINEAFASVIIQSAKDLGIPTGRINAEGGAIALGHPVGASGARLVLHQALALKRRGGGTGVVALCGGGGQGEALILKA from the coding sequence ATGAACAACGACGCCCGTACTGCCGTCATCCTCGGCGGCGCCCGTACTCCGTTCGGGCGCTTCCGCGGCAGCCTCGCCCCGCTGGCGTCCACCGAGCTGGGCGCACATGCCATCCGCCATGCGCTGGAGCGGACCGGCGTGGCCGCTGGACAGGTCCAGGCCGTGATCGTTGGCCAGGTCATCCAGGCTGGTGCGGGCCAGGGTCCGGCACGCCAGTCAAGCCTCGCCGCCGGCATCGGCTGGGATGTTCCCACGGTCACCATCAATAAGCTCTGCCTCTCCGGGCTCACGGCCGTGATTGATGCTGCCCGGATGATCCGGGCGGGCGAAGCTGATTTCATCGTCGCAGCAGGCCAGGAGTCCATGAGCAACGCCCCGCACCTGCTCCGCGGGCTGCGCACCGGGGTGGCCATAGGCGATGCCCCGCTGGTGGATTCGCTGAACGGGGACGCCCTGCAGGATCCCGTTTCCGGTGTGCTGCAGGGCGCGGCGACCGATGCGGGCAACGCCGAGCGGGGGATCAGCCGGGCGGGGCAGGACGAGGTTGCCGCGCGGTCCCACCAGCGCTCCGAGGCCGCACGGTCCGCCGGGTTCCTGGCTGAGGAGATAGCACCCGTGGGGATTCCGCAGCGGCGGGGTCCGGCGCTGGTTGTGGATTCCGATGAGGGCATCAGGCCCGGAACGACGCCGGAAGCGCTGGCAGCGCTCAAACCTGCGTTCTCCACGGCTGAGTCGGCCACCATCACCGCAGGTTCTGCCTCTCCGCTCTCCGACGGCGCCGCCGCCGTCGTGGTTGCCAGTAAGGCGGCAGCCCAGCGGGCCGGACTCAGCTGGATTGCCGAGATCGGCAGCCACGGCCAGACCGCCGGCCCTGACGCTTCGCTGCACTCCCAGCCATCACGGGCCATCGAACAGGCACTCAAGCTTGAAGGGCTCGAGGTGACGGACCTGGATCTCATCGAGATCAACGAGGCGTTTGCGTCGGTCATCATCCAGTCAGCGAAAGACCTGGGAATTCCGACGGGCCGGATCAACGCCGAGGGCGGCGCGATCGCCCTGGGCCATCCCGTCGGCGCCTCCGGGGCCCGGCTGGTGCTCCATCAGGCGCTGGCACTCAAGCGCCGCGGCGGCGGCACCGGAGTGGTAGCCCTCTGTGGCGGCGGCGGTCAGGGGGAAGCCCTCATCCTCAAGGCCTGA
- a CDS encoding GNAT family N-acetyltransferase — translation MTQSAGRIPSSSTGTRANASRMTPGRPSSQLAHGIHVRLLERDDAARLSEAYVRNREHLAPWEPARDEEFFTPWHQLTIIHSKLAQHAAGQEMPWILLAGERIIGAITLTGIVRGPFLSANLGYWVDQDVTGQGIGSAAVKFAVDYAREDLGLHRVQAATLIHNRASRKILQHNGFQEIGVAPNYLKIAGSWQDHLLHQVILHEAQATASGAPKGTPS, via the coding sequence ATGACTCAATCCGCCGGCCGGATACCATCTTCCAGCACGGGTACCAGAGCGAATGCGTCCAGGATGACGCCCGGCAGACCGTCCTCTCAGCTGGCTCACGGCATCCACGTGCGGCTGCTCGAGCGGGACGATGCAGCCCGCTTGAGCGAGGCCTATGTCCGGAACCGGGAACATCTGGCTCCTTGGGAGCCTGCCCGGGACGAGGAATTCTTCACCCCCTGGCACCAACTGACCATCATCCACAGCAAACTCGCCCAGCATGCCGCCGGGCAGGAGATGCCGTGGATCCTTCTGGCCGGCGAACGCATCATCGGCGCCATCACGCTGACAGGCATTGTCCGCGGGCCGTTCCTCAGCGCCAACCTCGGGTACTGGGTGGACCAGGACGTCACTGGCCAGGGAATCGGATCCGCAGCGGTGAAGTTCGCCGTGGATTATGCCCGAGAGGACCTGGGCCTTCACCGGGTGCAGGCCGCCACCCTGATTCACAACCGGGCATCACGGAAAATACTTCAGCACAACGGCTTCCAGGAAATCGGTGTGGCACCGAACTACCTGAAAATCGCCGGCAGCTGGCAGGACCACCTTCTCCACCAGGTCATCCTCCACGAAGCCCAGGCCACTGCCAGCGGCGCACCGAAAGGCACTCCGTCATGA
- a CDS encoding TetR/AcrR family transcriptional regulator C-terminal domain-containing protein encodes MPSPKNSDAGSAPQKTRLSRHVVLTAALELVDAEGLDALTMRRLGQRLNRDPMSLYRYAANRAGLLDGVSELVFDELSIHPRDPDWQAQLRHIAHDLRLLALRHPNVVPLLVTRPLSTPLGLRPLGTLRPLERILSLLIDAGFAPADALHVYRAYYGFLYGHILNELQEFIVDPDENEALLRLGLHRLPPKDFPQLRALGPVLANYDGAAELDQGIDILLSGLAARLPPRPEPAVSRPKAE; translated from the coding sequence ATGCCCTCGCCAAAGAATTCCGATGCCGGGTCAGCTCCTCAGAAGACTCGGCTCAGCAGGCATGTGGTGCTGACTGCGGCATTGGAGCTGGTGGACGCCGAAGGCCTTGACGCCCTGACAATGCGGCGTCTGGGGCAGCGGCTGAACCGGGACCCCATGAGCCTGTACCGCTACGCGGCCAACCGTGCCGGCCTGCTGGACGGAGTGTCGGAACTGGTCTTCGACGAACTGTCCATCCATCCCAGGGACCCGGACTGGCAGGCCCAGCTTCGCCACATTGCCCACGACCTGCGCCTGCTGGCCCTGCGGCACCCCAACGTGGTGCCTTTGCTGGTGACCAGACCGCTTTCCACGCCGCTGGGGCTGCGCCCTTTGGGTACGCTGCGGCCCCTTGAACGGATCCTCTCGCTGCTGATCGACGCCGGGTTTGCACCCGCCGATGCACTCCACGTGTACCGGGCCTACTACGGTTTCCTCTACGGGCACATCCTCAACGAGCTCCAGGAATTCATCGTGGATCCGGACGAAAACGAAGCACTTCTCCGCCTCGGCCTGCACCGTCTCCCGCCGAAGGACTTTCCACAGCTCCGTGCGCTGGGACCCGTCCTTGCAAACTACGACGGCGCAGCCGAACTGGACCAGGGGATCGATATCCTGCTCTCAGGCCTGGCGGCCCGGCTCCCGCCGCGGCCGGAACCGGCCGTGAGCAGGCCAAAGGCGGAGTGA
- a CDS encoding (R)-mandelonitrile lyase, protein MEILPKPASNKGPAHMFAGEVWFDVIARGEEPSQLRVNMVRFAPGAHTAWHSHANGQTLHVTDGRGLVQARGGEIIELRPGDTIYTPPGEEHWHGAAPDHFMSHLAMWEALGDGQEGPETAWGDHVTEAEYPKGQ, encoded by the coding sequence TTGGAAATCCTGCCTAAGCCGGCCAGCAACAAGGGACCGGCCCACATGTTTGCCGGCGAAGTCTGGTTCGATGTCATCGCCAGAGGCGAGGAACCCTCGCAGCTGCGCGTGAATATGGTCCGGTTCGCCCCGGGAGCCCACACGGCGTGGCACTCCCATGCGAATGGCCAGACCCTGCATGTGACGGACGGCCGCGGCCTGGTGCAGGCACGCGGCGGCGAAATCATTGAACTGCGCCCCGGCGACACCATCTATACGCCTCCGGGCGAGGAGCACTGGCACGGTGCAGCGCCGGACCATTTCATGAGCCACCTGGCCATGTGGGAAGCACTGGGCGACGGTCAGGAAGGACCGGAAACTGCGTGGGGTGACCACGTCACCGAGGCTGAATACCCGAAGGGGCAGTAG
- a CDS encoding aminodeoxychorismate lyase yields MTSPAPVVLVFLDPAFPNGRLADASKPQLMATDQGAIRGDGVFESMLAVGGSVRKLQAHLDRLDSSALALDLENPGQDRWRKAIETGVAEHRMQHPAPSPADDELVVKLVVTRGVEGAGSPTCWVQVSPVGAAGRRQRETGIDVILLDRGHDSGVAERAPWLLMGAKTLSYAVNMAALRYAHKQGADDVIFTSSDGRVLEGPTSTVLLAHLETSDDGAGGNRTTRRLVTPRLDSGILPGTSQGALFNAARAAGWELGYGPLEPQDLLEADAVWLISSIRLLAPVNHIDGKEIGTPAIQKQLTAELNELFAGIQ; encoded by the coding sequence ATGACTTCTCCTGCCCCTGTCGTGCTCGTTTTCCTTGATCCCGCGTTCCCGAACGGCCGGCTGGCGGATGCCTCCAAGCCGCAGCTGATGGCCACGGACCAGGGGGCCATCAGGGGTGACGGCGTCTTCGAATCGATGCTCGCGGTGGGCGGGTCCGTGCGTAAGCTCCAGGCACACCTTGACCGCCTGGACAGCTCGGCGCTGGCCCTCGACCTGGAGAATCCGGGGCAGGACCGTTGGCGCAAGGCCATCGAAACCGGTGTCGCGGAGCACCGGATGCAGCACCCCGCCCCTTCCCCTGCCGATGATGAGCTGGTGGTGAAGCTGGTGGTAACCCGTGGAGTGGAAGGAGCCGGCTCCCCCACCTGCTGGGTCCAGGTTTCCCCGGTCGGTGCTGCAGGACGCCGGCAGCGCGAGACGGGCATCGACGTTATCCTCCTGGACCGTGGTCATGACAGTGGGGTGGCTGAGCGGGCCCCCTGGCTGCTGATGGGCGCCAAGACCCTTTCCTATGCCGTGAACATGGCCGCCTTGCGGTACGCGCACAAGCAGGGCGCTGACGATGTCATCTTCACCTCATCCGACGGCAGGGTCCTGGAAGGTCCTACCTCGACAGTCCTGCTCGCCCACCTGGAAACGTCCGACGACGGCGCCGGCGGCAACCGCACGACGCGGCGGCTGGTCACGCCCCGGCTGGACAGCGGTATCCTCCCCGGAACGTCCCAGGGGGCTTTGTTCAATGCTGCAAGGGCCGCCGGCTGGGAACTCGGCTACGGTCCGCTGGAACCGCAGGACCTGCTGGAGGCCGACGCCGTGTGGCTGATTTCCAGCATCCGCCTGCTGGCGCCGGTCAACCACATCGACGGCAAGGAAATCGGCACGCCAGCCATCCAAAAGCAGCTGACCGCGGAACTGAACGAACTGTTCGCAGGGATCCAGTAG
- the cls gene encoding cardiolipin synthase: MWPFSLAGTSPAWLVVLLSVADLVIRVLAVGIIPGNRRPTTAMAWLLGIFFVPFLGLALFLLFGNFKLSSRRRQQQEQVNERVRAGISSLSDAESGYPGPEWVTSAAELNRRLGSLPMVDGNSVELIPGYPDSILAMTEAVRKARTFVNAEFYIMSTDHITDDLLTAMEEAAERGVEVRVLFDHIGTLRIKGYRKLLKRLRAGKIQWKRMLPLLPIHGQWRRPDLRNHRKIMVIDGELAFTGSQNLIEPSYNSPKHRKAGREWVELMACLQGPIVTTLNVVFATDWLSETDESLEHQLQLPSNPEPGKVTAQVVPSGPGFITENNLRLFNTLIYSAQHRISICSPYFVPDDSLLYAITTAAQRGVDVELFVSEKGDQFLVHHAQRSYYEALLEAGVRIYLYKAPFVLHAKHFTIDDEVAVLGSSNMDMRSFSLNMEVSVMLLGEDIVNSMRAVENTYRDISHELKLNEWLRRPLAARYVDNVARLTATVQ, from the coding sequence TTGTGGCCATTTTCGCTTGCGGGCACGTCACCGGCGTGGCTTGTGGTGCTGCTCAGTGTCGCGGACCTCGTGATCAGGGTCCTGGCGGTAGGCATCATTCCCGGCAACAGGCGCCCCACCACCGCAATGGCGTGGCTGCTGGGCATCTTCTTCGTGCCGTTCCTCGGCCTGGCCCTTTTCCTGCTGTTCGGCAACTTCAAGCTCTCCAGCCGCCGCCGCCAGCAGCAGGAGCAGGTCAATGAAAGGGTGCGGGCCGGCATCTCCTCACTCTCTGACGCCGAAAGCGGATACCCGGGACCGGAGTGGGTGACGTCCGCCGCGGAACTGAACCGCAGGCTGGGGTCCCTTCCGATGGTGGACGGCAACTCCGTGGAACTCATCCCCGGCTATCCCGACTCGATCCTGGCCATGACCGAGGCCGTGCGCAAGGCCAGGACATTCGTCAACGCCGAGTTCTACATCATGAGCACGGACCACATCACGGACGATCTGCTGACCGCCATGGAGGAGGCGGCGGAACGCGGTGTGGAGGTGCGTGTCCTGTTCGACCACATCGGCACGCTCCGGATCAAGGGCTACCGGAAGCTGCTCAAGCGCCTGCGGGCGGGCAAGATCCAGTGGAAGCGGATGCTCCCGCTGCTGCCGATCCACGGCCAGTGGCGGCGCCCGGACCTGCGCAACCACCGAAAGATCATGGTGATCGACGGCGAACTGGCCTTCACCGGTTCCCAGAACCTGATCGAGCCGTCCTACAACAGTCCCAAGCACCGCAAGGCGGGCAGGGAATGGGTGGAGCTCATGGCGTGCCTGCAGGGGCCGATCGTCACCACACTGAACGTGGTCTTCGCGACCGACTGGCTCAGTGAGACGGATGAATCCCTTGAGCATCAGCTGCAGCTGCCCTCTAACCCGGAACCAGGCAAGGTGACGGCCCAGGTGGTGCCCAGCGGGCCCGGGTTCATCACCGAAAACAACCTGCGGCTCTTTAATACCCTGATCTACTCCGCCCAGCACCGGATCTCCATCTGCAGCCCGTATTTCGTGCCCGACGACTCCCTGCTTTACGCCATCACCACCGCCGCCCAGCGCGGAGTGGATGTGGAGCTGTTCGTTTCCGAGAAGGGCGACCAGTTCCTGGTCCACCACGCCCAGCGCTCGTACTATGAGGCGCTGCTGGAAGCGGGAGTGCGGATCTATCTGTACAAGGCACCGTTCGTGCTGCACGCAAAGCACTTCACCATTGACGACGAAGTGGCGGTGCTGGGCTCGAGCAACATGGACATGCGTTCCTTCTCGCTGAACATGGAAGTCTCCGTGATGCTGCTCGGCGAGGACATCGTGAACAGCATGCGGGCCGTGGAAAACACGTATCGGGACATCTCGCACGAGCTCAAACTCAACGAGTGGCTCAGGCGGCCGCTCGCCGCCAGGTACGTAGACAACGTGGCCCGGCTGACGGCAACAGTCCAATAG